From Draconibacterium halophilum, one genomic window encodes:
- the dnaJ gene encoding molecular chaperone DnaJ produces the protein MAKRDYYKVLGVSKDASAEEVKKAYRKKAIQYHPDKNPDDKEAEDKFKEAAEAYEVLSNPEKKQRYDQYGHAGMGGAAGGGGFSGGGFSDVEDIFSAFGDIFGGHFGGFGGFSGGGGGRSRGGRRVSRGSDLRVKVKLNLQEIVNGVEKKIKVKKYVACQPCSGTGAKNGSSYSTCGTCGGAGQVTRVQNTLLGQMQTTSACPTCQGEGKMITDKCNHCAGEGVIREEEVINIKIPAGVGEGMQLNVSGKGNTGRRGGINGDLLVVITEDDNQELVRDGNNLIYNLFLSFPEITLGTTSEIPTVDGKVKVKIEPGTQPEKILRLRGKGVPDVNGYGRGDLLVRVHVWIPKKLSVEEKKALEKLQDSEGFQGGPSAQERSFFQKMKDIFE, from the coding sequence ATGGCAAAAAGAGATTATTACAAAGTATTAGGAGTTAGCAAAGATGCCTCCGCTGAAGAGGTAAAAAAAGCCTACCGTAAAAAGGCAATCCAATACCATCCGGACAAAAACCCGGATGACAAGGAAGCTGAAGACAAGTTTAAAGAAGCAGCCGAAGCATACGAAGTACTGAGCAATCCGGAGAAAAAACAACGTTACGATCAATATGGTCATGCCGGAATGGGTGGTGCCGCCGGTGGTGGCGGATTCAGCGGAGGCGGATTCTCCGACGTTGAAGATATTTTCTCGGCATTCGGCGATATTTTTGGCGGACATTTTGGCGGATTCGGAGGATTTAGTGGCGGCGGAGGCGGTCGAAGCAGAGGCGGTCGAAGAGTTAGCCGTGGTTCCGATCTGCGTGTAAAGGTAAAATTGAACCTCCAGGAAATTGTTAACGGCGTTGAGAAAAAGATAAAAGTAAAAAAATATGTAGCCTGCCAGCCTTGTAGCGGAACAGGAGCTAAAAACGGATCGTCTTACTCCACTTGCGGAACGTGCGGTGGTGCCGGTCAGGTAACACGTGTTCAGAACACCTTGTTGGGGCAAATGCAAACCACATCAGCATGTCCAACTTGCCAGGGCGAGGGAAAAATGATTACCGACAAGTGTAACCATTGTGCCGGCGAAGGAGTTATTCGCGAGGAAGAAGTGATTAATATTAAAATTCCGGCTGGCGTTGGCGAAGGAATGCAATTGAATGTTTCGGGAAAAGGAAATACCGGACGAAGAGGTGGAATTAATGGCGACTTGCTGGTGGTAATTACCGAAGATGATAATCAGGAATTAGTTCGCGATGGAAATAATCTTATTTATAACCTGTTCTTATCGTTCCCGGAAATTACGCTTGGAACAACTTCGGAGATTCCAACGGTTGATGGCAAGGTAAAAGTAAAAATAGAACCCGGCACTCAACCAGAAAAAATTCTTCGCTTGCGCGGAAAAGGAGTTCCTGATGTGAATGGGTATGGCCGTGGCGACTTGTTGGTTCGTGTGCATGTTTGGATACCAAAAAAACTGAGTGTTGAAGAAAAAAAGGCACTCGAGAAACTTCAGGACTCTGAAGGATTTCAAGGCGGACCGTCAGCACAGGAAAGGTCATTCTTTCAAAAAATGAAAGACATATTTGAATAA
- a CDS encoding nucleotide exchange factor GrpE produces MAEEKVNKETEEEKDKTTQVEDSAAEKEEKAEEKKGKKKKSKKDNKKDQLEELGEKLQELQDKHLRLQAEFDNFRRRTIKEKADLIKSGGETVLVNILPVIDDFERALDSMKELADEDAGKHGSALIYKKFQEFLKQNNVKEIEAQNADFDVDLHEAITKIPAPSEELKGKVVDVIQKGYCLNEKVIRFAKVVIGE; encoded by the coding sequence ATGGCAGAAGAAAAAGTAAACAAGGAAACAGAAGAAGAAAAAGATAAAACAACTCAGGTTGAAGATAGTGCTGCTGAAAAGGAGGAAAAAGCGGAAGAGAAGAAAGGTAAGAAGAAAAAATCGAAAAAAGATAATAAGAAAGATCAGTTGGAAGAGCTTGGAGAAAAGTTACAGGAACTTCAGGACAAACACCTGCGTTTGCAAGCTGAATTTGACAACTTCAGAAGAAGAACGATTAAAGAAAAAGCCGATCTGATTAAATCGGGTGGCGAAACGGTTCTGGTAAATATACTTCCGGTTATCGATGATTTTGAGCGTGCCCTGGATTCAATGAAAGAGTTGGCTGATGAAGATGCAGGAAAACATGGATCTGCACTGATATACAAGAAATTTCAGGAATTTCTAAAACAAAACAACGTAAAAGAAATTGAAGCTCAGAACGCTGATTTTGACGTTGATTTGCACGAAGCCATTACAAAGATTCCTGCACCAAGCGAAGAATTAAAAGGCAAAGTAGTTGATGTAATTCAAAAAGGTTATTGCTTAAACGAAAAGGTAATCCGGTTTGCCAAAGTTGTAATCGGAGAATAA
- a CDS encoding peroxiredoxin family protein, translating to MKKLILLATIIFMGTTFINAQELGLNIGNKAPELIGTGPNGETIKLSDLQGKVVLIDFWAAWCGPCRRENPNVVATYKKYKDAKFTNGKGFTVFGVSLDDSAERWKAAIEKDGLEWPNHICDFKKWNSKYRMIYQVRGIPDNYLIDKNGVIIAKKLRGPALDAALNKIVAEEL from the coding sequence ATGAAAAAACTTATTTTATTGGCGACGATCATATTTATGGGTACCACATTTATAAATGCCCAGGAACTTGGTTTAAATATTGGCAACAAAGCCCCTGAACTTATTGGTACAGGCCCGAATGGCGAAACCATAAAATTATCAGACTTACAAGGCAAAGTTGTATTAATCGATTTTTGGGCTGCGTGGTGTGGCCCATGCCGACGAGAAAATCCGAATGTTGTAGCCACTTATAAAAAATATAAAGATGCCAAATTTACCAATGGCAAAGGATTTACAGTTTTTGGAGTGTCGCTCGACGACTCGGCCGAAAGATGGAAAGCAGCCATTGAAAAAGATGGTCTTGAATGGCCAAATCACATTTGCGATTTCAAAAAATGGAATTCAAAATATCGTATGATCTATCAGGTTCGCGGTATTCCTGATAATTACCTTATTGATAAAAATGGGGTTATCATTGCTAAAAAGCTACGTGGCCCGGCACTTGATGCTGCTCTTAACAAAATAGTTGCAGAAGAGCTGTAA
- the murA gene encoding UDP-N-acetylglucosamine 1-carboxyvinyltransferase: MSTFKIEGGFKLKGDLEPQGAKNEALQVICATLLTAEKTIIENIPEIRDVLKLIEILKGLGVQSKRLSKGNYSFDASEVDIDFLKSPEYAQQAAVLRGSIMIIGPLLARFGKGFIPQPGGDKIGRRRVDTHFIGLQKLGARFDFDRENMWYSVSTEKLTGAYMLLDEASVTGTANIVMAAVLANGTTTIYNAACEPYLQQLCKMLVAMGAKIQGIGSNLLTIEGVSSLKGCTHRILPDMIEVGSFIGLAALTASEITIKNVGIEHLGIIPESFRRLGIKVEQLDDDLLVKDTEHYEIDAYIDGSIMTISDAPWPGLTPDLLSVLLVVATQAKGSVLIHQKMFESRLFFVDKLIDMGAQIILCDPHRATVIGLDRKNILRATKMVSPDIRAGIALLIAAMSAKGTSTIDNIEQIDRGYENIDRRLNALGAHITRM, encoded by the coding sequence ATGTCGACTTTCAAAATTGAAGGTGGTTTTAAATTAAAAGGAGACCTTGAACCGCAAGGAGCAAAAAACGAGGCGCTTCAGGTTATTTGTGCCACCCTGTTAACAGCAGAAAAAACAATCATCGAAAATATTCCGGAGATTCGGGATGTGCTGAAATTAATAGAAATTCTGAAAGGTTTGGGCGTTCAGTCAAAGCGCTTGTCAAAAGGCAACTATAGTTTTGACGCCTCGGAAGTCGACATCGATTTTTTAAAAAGCCCGGAATACGCCCAACAAGCAGCAGTACTTCGTGGCTCGATAATGATTATTGGCCCGCTATTGGCCCGTTTCGGAAAGGGATTTATTCCACAACCTGGAGGTGATAAAATTGGCCGTCGCAGAGTTGACACACACTTTATCGGTCTGCAAAAATTGGGAGCCCGCTTTGATTTCGATCGCGAAAACATGTGGTACTCCGTTTCAACCGAAAAACTTACCGGCGCTTATATGTTGCTCGACGAAGCTTCGGTTACCGGAACAGCAAATATTGTAATGGCAGCCGTTTTGGCCAATGGAACCACTACCATTTACAATGCAGCCTGCGAACCATACCTGCAGCAACTCTGCAAAATGCTGGTAGCAATGGGCGCAAAAATTCAAGGAATTGGTTCAAACCTGCTTACCATCGAAGGTGTTTCGTCGCTAAAAGGATGCACACACCGCATACTGCCCGACATGATTGAAGTTGGCAGTTTCATTGGTTTGGCAGCCCTTACAGCTTCCGAGATCACTATTAAGAATGTGGGCATTGAACACCTGGGAATAATCCCGGAATCATTCCGTCGGCTGGGAATAAAGGTGGAACAGCTCGACGACGATCTGCTGGTAAAAGATACCGAACATTATGAGATAGATGCCTATATCGACGGATCGATAATGACCATTTCCGATGCACCGTGGCCAGGACTGACACCCGACTTATTGAGTGTTTTACTGGTAGTAGCCACGCAAGCAAAAGGAAGCGTGCTCATACATCAGAAAATGTTTGAAAGCCGTTTATTCTTTGTTGACAAGCTGATTGATATGGGAGCACAAATCATCCTGTGCGATCCGCACCGCGCCACCGTAATTGGCCTCGACAGGAAAAACATCTTACGCGCCACAAAAATGGTATCGCCCGATATTCGTGCAGGAATTGCACTTCTTATAGCAGCTATGTCGGCAAAAGGCACCAGCACTATCGACAATATCGAACAAATCGACCGCGGTTACGAGAACATCGACCGCCGCTTAAATGCGCTTGGAGCTCACATCACAAGAATGTAG
- a CDS encoding DUF4290 domain-containing protein, with protein sequence MDYNTKRNKMALPEYGRNIQNMVDYLLTIEDREKRNKSAQTVIDVMGNLFPHLRDVQEFRHKLWDHLAIMSNFQLDIDFPYEPPTPESLKELPNTVPYSKNRIKYKHYGRTMELLIKEADSFEGEERDIIIEQLANHMKKSYLSWNKDAVEDRLIFNDLEEISGGKLKVPEGTQLADVKTLVSTPKKKKSKKKK encoded by the coding sequence ATGGATTATAATACAAAGAGAAATAAAATGGCTCTTCCTGAATATGGAAGAAATATACAAAACATGGTTGATTACCTGTTAACTATTGAAGACCGCGAAAAACGTAACAAATCGGCACAAACGGTTATCGATGTAATGGGCAACCTTTTCCCTCATTTACGCGATGTTCAGGAATTCAGACATAAACTATGGGACCACCTGGCCATTATGTCGAATTTTCAATTAGACATTGATTTCCCTTACGAGCCGCCAACGCCGGAATCGTTAAAAGAATTGCCCAATACCGTTCCGTATAGCAAAAACAGAATAAAGTACAAGCATTATGGGCGAACCATGGAACTTTTAATAAAAGAGGCCGACAGCTTTGAAGGCGAAGAGCGTGACATCATCATTGAGCAATTGGCCAACCACATGAAAAAATCGTACCTCTCATGGAATAAAGATGCTGTTGAGGACCGTTTGATTTTCAATGATCTGGAAGAAATTTCAGGTGGTAAATTAAAAGTTCCGGAAGGTACTCAGCTTGCCGATGTTAAAACACTGGTTAGTACTCCAAAAAAGAAAAAATCAAAAAAGAAAAAATAG